From Drosophila subpulchrella strain 33 F10 #4 breed RU33 unplaced genomic scaffold, RU_Dsub_v1.1 Primary Assembly Seq354, whole genome shotgun sequence, the proteins below share one genomic window:
- the LOC119560918 gene encoding glycosaminoglycan xylosylkinase homolog, which translates to MNKRTVVIVGIVASLLGLALGANFYFMYYLSAEEGHLASVRALENMIRHKMRHLKPNYLNRNPRFFMFRNKLLKNYKAAPYENASVLWDIANWWPHENEVYPLYDSSMGQLLETMRREPITRVSNLARGTQLKLLMRLSQQQKVIFKPQWYPRDEVIEGMVYSGKDRHTAEVYAFYLGAVLDFRWTPIVVGRVVNLKKEIYANGDQELQQTINIETNEDGNETYCLFGKCHYCNEEETVCGDEKHNIEGVLIYIVPGTMAKRRSPWQRTYKEDKRAPWEDDMTYCKSLKNKMETIRLLDLIDAAIFDYLIQNGDRHHYETREERVVLIDNGKAFGNPNKDHLDILAPLYQCCLLRKSTWDRLQVFSGGVLTEIIDRLSKQDALYPLITDKHKKGVERRLLVVYAVVEHCMDIEGDKMFKTL; encoded by the exons ATGAACAAGCGCACCGTCGTGATCGTGGGCATCGTGGCCAGTCTCCTGGGCCTGGCGCTGGGTGCCAACTTCTACTTCATGTACTACCTGAGCGCCGAGGAGGGCCACCTGGCCAGCGTCCGGGCGCTGGAGAACATGATCCGGCACAAGATGCGCCACCTGAAGCCCAACTACCTCAATCGCAATCCGCGCTTCTTCATGTTCCGCAACAAGCTGCTCAAAAACTACAAGGCGGCGCCGTACGAGAACGCCAGTGTCCTCTGGGACATTGCCAACTGG TGGCCCCACGAAAATGAGGTCTATCCACTGTACGACTCCTCGATGGGCCAGCTTTTGGAAACAATGCGCCGCGAACCGATTACCAGAGTGAGCAATCTGGCACGCGGCACCCAACTGAAGCTGCTGATGCGCCTCTCGCAACAACAGAAGGTGATATTCAAGCCGCAATGGTATCCCAGGGATGAGGTCATCGAGGGCATGGTGTACAGCGGCAAGGATCGGCACACTGCGGAGGTATATGCCTTCTATCTGGGCGCCGTGCTCGACTTTCGATGGACGCCCATCGTGGTGGGTCGAGTGGTTAACTTAAAAAAGGAGATATACGCCAATGGAGATCAGGAACTGCAGCAAACCATCAACATCGAAACGAACGAGGACGGCAATGAGACATACTGCCTGTTTGGGAAGTGTCACTACTGCAACGAGGAGGAGACTGTCTGCGGCGATGAGAAGCACAATATCGAAGGTGTGcttatatatattgttccGGGAACGATGGCCAAGCGGCGGTCACCGTGGCAGCGAACCTATAAAGAGGACAAAAGGGCGCCCTGGGAGGACGACATGACCTACTGCAA GtcgttaaaaaataaaatggagaCAATTCGCCTGCTGGACCTCATAGATGCGGCAATTTTCGACTATCTTATTCAGAACGGGGATCGACACCACTATGAGACACGGGAAGAGCGCGTGGTGCTCATCGACAATGGCAAGGCCTTTGGCAATCCGAACAAGGATCACCTGGATATCCTGGCGCCACTATACCAATGCTGCCT CCTGCGAAAGTCGACGTGGGACCGCCTGCAGGTCTTCTCCGGCGGCGTGCTGACGGAAATCATCGATCGGCTGTCCAAACAGGATGCCCTCTATCCCCTCATAACGGATAAGCATAAAAAAGGGGTGGAGCGACGACTGCTGGTGGTCTATGCGGTTGTGGAACACTGCATGGACATCGAGGGCGACAAAATGTTCAAAACTCTGTAG